One genomic region from Myxocyprinus asiaticus isolate MX2 ecotype Aquarium Trade chromosome 27, UBuf_Myxa_2, whole genome shotgun sequence encodes:
- the eif4ebp3l gene encoding eukaryotic translation initiation factor 4E-binding protein 3-like, whose amino-acid sequence MSANTQQSKSCPIPTRVLHLKDWSQLPDCYSQTPGGTLFSTTPGGTRIIYDRKFLLDCRNSPIARTPPCCLPQIPGVTIPSHHPMSKLQELKEELEEEKDLAADDNQFEMDI is encoded by the exons ATGTCTGCCAACACGCAGCAGAGCAAGAGCTGCCCCATTCCCACGCGTGTCCTGCACCTCAAAGACTGGTCTCAACTCCCAGACTGCTACAGTCAGACACCTGGAGGAACACTCTTCTCCACCACACCAGGAG GAACCCGGATCATTTATGACAGAAAGTTCCTCCTCGACTGTAGAAACTCTCCTATCGCCCGGACCCCACCCTGCTGTCTGCCCCAGATTCCAGGGGTGACCATTCCTTCACACCATCCCATGTCCAAACTGCAGGAACTCAAAGAGGAGTTGGAAGAGGAGAAGGATCTGGCAG CTGATGATAATCAgtttgaaatggacatttga
- the LOC127417612 gene encoding heterogeneous nuclear ribonucleoprotein A/B-like isoform X2 — MSDAEQQYMETSENGHEGEEDLNGAGQYEAVEAGAHEEAGADGTAGNDEDPQNGASDGGQIDASRGEEDAGKMFVGGLSWDTSKKDLKDYFSKFGEVTDCTIKMDPNTGRSRGFGFILFKDSASVDKVLAQNEHRLDGRQIDPKKAMAMKKEPQKKIFVGGLNPETTEERIREYFGAFGEIETIELPMDPKTNKRRGFVFITFKEEEAVKKILEKKYHNVSGTKDLNGKEGLCEIKVAQPKEVYQQQQYGGRFGGRGRGRGGQGQNWNQGYNNYWNQGYGNQGYGNQGYGYGGQQGYGGYGGYGNYDYSAGYYGYGGGYDYSRKTSEEPVIWSQ, encoded by the exons ATGTCAGACGCCGAGCAGCAGTATATGGAGACCTCGGAAAACGGCCACGAGGGCGAGGAGGATCTGAACGGAGCCGGACAGTACGAGGCGGTGGAGGCCGGAGCGCACGAAGAAGCCGGCGCCGACGGAACGGCCGGGAATGACGAAGACCCTCAAAATGGTGCATCGGACGGCGGGCAAATCGATGCGAGCAGAGGGGAAGAAGATGCGGG GAAAATGTTTGTCGGGGGGCTCAGCTGGGACACTAGTAAAAAGGATCTTAAAGATTACTTCTCTAAATTCGGAGAGGTGACAGACTGCACCATCAAAATGGACCCCAACACCGGAAGATCAAGAGGGTTCGGGTTTATTCTGTTCAAAGATTCAGCTAGTGTAGACAAG GTTttagcacaaaacgaacacagACTGGACGGACGTCAGATTGACCCTAAGAAAGCGATGGCAATGAAAAAAGAACCACAGAAGAAGATCTTTGTTGGTGGTCTGAACCCTGAAACTACAGAAGAGAGGATTCGCGAGTATTTTGGTGCCTTTGGCGAG ATCGAGACTATTGAGCTTCCAATGGATCCGAAGACGAATAAGAGGAGAGGGTTTGTCTTCATTACGTTTAAGGAAGAAGAAGCTGTCAAGAAAATTCTGGAGAAGAAATATCACAACGTCAGTGGAACCAAGGACTTAAATGGAAAAGAAGGCCTT TGTGAGATTAAGGTTGCGCAACCTAAGGAAGTGTACCAGCAGCAGCAGTATGGAGGCCGCTTTGGAGGTCGAGGAAGGGGGCGTGGAG gCCAAGGTCAGAACTGGAATCAGGGCTACAATAACTATTGGAACCAAGGCTATGGTAACCAAGGTTACGGTAACCAAGGTTATGGCTACGGCGGGCAGCAAGGTTACGGTGGATACGGAGGCTACGGCAACTACGATTACTCAGCAGGCTACTATGGCTACGGCGGTGGATATGACTACA GTCGTAAAACTTCAGAGGAACCAGTGATCTGGTCACAGTGA
- the LOC127417612 gene encoding heterogeneous nuclear ribonucleoprotein A/B-like isoform X1, whose protein sequence is MSDAEQQYMETSENGHEGEEDLNGAGQYEAVEAGAHEEAGADGTAGNDEDPQNGASDGGQIDASRGEEDAGKMFVGGLSWDTSKKDLKDYFSKFGEVTDCTIKMDPNTGRSRGFGFILFKDSASVDKVLAQNEHRLDGRQIDPKKAMAMKKEPQKKIFVGGLNPETTEERIREYFGAFGEIETIELPMDPKTNKRRGFVFITFKEEEAVKKILEKKYHNVSGTKDLNGKEGLCEIKVAQPKEVYQQQQYGGRFGGRGRGRGGQGQNWNQGYNNYWNQGYGNQGYGNQGYGYGGQQGYGGYGGYGNYDYSAGYYGYGGGYDYNQGSTSYGKTPRRGGHQSSYKPY, encoded by the exons ATGTCAGACGCCGAGCAGCAGTATATGGAGACCTCGGAAAACGGCCACGAGGGCGAGGAGGATCTGAACGGAGCCGGACAGTACGAGGCGGTGGAGGCCGGAGCGCACGAAGAAGCCGGCGCCGACGGAACGGCCGGGAATGACGAAGACCCTCAAAATGGTGCATCGGACGGCGGGCAAATCGATGCGAGCAGAGGGGAAGAAGATGCGGG GAAAATGTTTGTCGGGGGGCTCAGCTGGGACACTAGTAAAAAGGATCTTAAAGATTACTTCTCTAAATTCGGAGAGGTGACAGACTGCACCATCAAAATGGACCCCAACACCGGAAGATCAAGAGGGTTCGGGTTTATTCTGTTCAAAGATTCAGCTAGTGTAGACAAG GTTttagcacaaaacgaacacagACTGGACGGACGTCAGATTGACCCTAAGAAAGCGATGGCAATGAAAAAAGAACCACAGAAGAAGATCTTTGTTGGTGGTCTGAACCCTGAAACTACAGAAGAGAGGATTCGCGAGTATTTTGGTGCCTTTGGCGAG ATCGAGACTATTGAGCTTCCAATGGATCCGAAGACGAATAAGAGGAGAGGGTTTGTCTTCATTACGTTTAAGGAAGAAGAAGCTGTCAAGAAAATTCTGGAGAAGAAATATCACAACGTCAGTGGAACCAAGGACTTAAATGGAAAAGAAGGCCTT TGTGAGATTAAGGTTGCGCAACCTAAGGAAGTGTACCAGCAGCAGCAGTATGGAGGCCGCTTTGGAGGTCGAGGAAGGGGGCGTGGAG gCCAAGGTCAGAACTGGAATCAGGGCTACAATAACTATTGGAACCAAGGCTATGGTAACCAAGGTTACGGTAACCAAGGTTATGGCTACGGCGGGCAGCAAGGTTACGGTGGATACGGAGGCTACGGCAACTACGATTACTCAGCAGGCTACTATGGCTACGGCGGTGGATATGACTACA ACCAGGGCAGTACAAGCTATGGAAAAACTCCGAGACGTGGGGGTCACCAGAGTAGCTACAAGCCATACTGA
- the nme5 gene encoding nucleoside diphosphate kinase homolog 5 — translation MDEDNREKMMSAPRIFVERTLALIKPDAVHKADEIEDSILQSGFSILQKRRLQLSPEQCSDFYIEHYGKLFFPHLTAFMSSGPVVALALARQQAVATWKAIMGPVNSIKARETHPDCLRARFGTCDLRNAVHGSESFSAAEREIRFFFPNSVIEPIPLGDAAKDYLSQYVSPTLLTGLTELCKRKPADPFTWLADWLLQNNPNKPKISDGTVVEAAA, via the exons ATGGACGAGGATAATCGTGAAAAGATGATGTCTGCGCCTCGTATCTTCGTGGAGAGAACTTTGGCTTTAATCAAACCTGATGCCGTCCATAAAGCTGATGAGATCGAGGACAGTATTCTTCAAAGTGGATTTTCAATCCTGCAG AAGCGAAGGCTTCAGCTGAGTCCCGAGCAGTGCAGTGACTTTTACATTGAGCATTATGGGAAGCTGTTTTTCCCCCATCTGACTGCCTTCATGAGCTCTGGACCGGTTGTTGCTCTAGCACTGGCCAGACAGCAGGCTGTTGCCACCTGGAAAGCTATAATGGGACCAGTCAACAGCATAAAGGCCAGAGAGACACATCCTGACTG TCTGAGAGCGAGATTTGGCACGTGTGATCTTCGGAATGCTGTGCACGGCAGTGAATCCTTCTCTGCAGCTGAGAGGGAGATCAGATTCTTTTTTCCCAACT CTGTGATTGAACCCATTCCGTTGGGAGATGCCGCCAAAGATTACCTGAGCCAGTACGTCAGCCCAACACTTCTCACTGGACTGACAGAGCTGTGCAAGAGGAAACCAGCTGATCCTTTT acaTGGCTTGCTGATTGGCTGTTACAAAATAACCCTAATAAACCCAAAATATCTGATGGAACTGTAGTAGAAGCAGCAGCATGA
- the rack1 gene encoding guanine nucleotide-binding protein subunit beta-2-like 1 encodes MSEQMTVRGTLKGHSGWVTQIATTPQFPDMILSASRDKSVIMWKLTRDETNYGIPQRALKGHSHFVSDVVISSDGQFALSGSWDGTLRLWDLTTGTTTRRFVGHTKDVLSVAFSADNRQIVSGSRDKTIKLWNTLGVCKYTIQDDSHTEWVSCVRFSPNSSNPIIVSCGWDKMVKVWNLANCKLKTNHIGHTGFLNTVTVSPDGSLCASGGKDGQAMLWDLNEGKHLYTLDGGDTINALCFSPNRYWLCAATGPSIKIWDLEGKIIVDELKQDIITTNSKAEPPQCTSLAWSADGQTLFAGYTDNLIRVWQVTIGTR; translated from the exons ATGTCCGAGCAGATGACAGTAAGGGGTACCCTGAAGGGTCACAGTGGATGGGTCACTCAAATCGCCACCACACCCCAGTTCCCCGACATGATCCTATCCGCGTCCCGGG ACAAGAGCGTCATAATGTGGAAGCTGACCCGTGATGAGACCAACTATGGCATCCCACAGCGTGCCCTGAAGGGTCACTCTCACTTTGTGAGTGACGTTGTCATCTCATCCGATGGGCAATTCGCCTTATCAGGCTCCTGGGACGGCACCCTGCGACTGTGGGATCTGACAAC TGGCACAACGACCCGCCGCTTTGTTGGACACACCAAGGATGTTCTGAGTGTGGCTTTCTCTGCAGACAACCGTCAGATTGTGTCTGGATCCAGAGACAAGACCATCAAGCTGTGGAACACTCTGGGAGTCTGCAAGTACACCATCCAG GATGACAGCCACACCGAGTGGGTGTCCTGCGTTCGTTTCTCCCCCAACAGCAGCAACCCCATCATTGTGTCTTGTGGCTGGGACAAAATGGTCAAG GTATGGAATCTTGCTAACTGCAAGCTGAAGACCAACCACATTGGCCACACTGGATTCCTAAACACAGTGACCGTGTCTCCTGATGGTTCTTTGTGCGCTTCTGGTGGGAAG GATGGGCAGGCCATGCTGTGGGATCTGAATGAGGGCAAGCACCTCTACACCCTGGATGGCGGTGACACCATCAACGCCCTTTGCTTCAGCCCTAACCGTTACTGGCTGTGTGCTGCCACTGGACCCAGCATCAAGATTTGG GATCTGGAGGGCAAGATCATTGTTGATGAGTTGAAACAGGACATCATCACCACCAACAGCAAGGCTGAACCGCCTCAGTGCACTTCTCTGGCCTGGTCTGCTGATGGACAG ACTCTGTTTGCTGGCTACACTGATAATCTGATCAGAGTGTGGCAGGTGACCATTGGAACCAGATAG